A genomic segment from Nodularia sphaerocarpa UHCC 0038 encodes:
- a CDS encoding ferredoxin--nitrite reductase, with translation MTDTETTTKTNLNKFEKLKAEKDGLAVKEEIEKFASLGWEAMDVNDRDHRLKWLGVFFRPVTPGKFMMRMRIPNGVLTSPQLRVLAAVLQRYGDDGSADITTRQNIQLRGLRIEDLPDIFQKFDFVGLTTVQSGMDNVRNITGDPVAGLDADELFDTREVVQQIQDMLTNKGKGNPEFSNLPRKFNIAIAGGRDNSVHAEINDLAFIPAFNSTQTFGFNILVGGFFSAKRCEAAIPLNAWVSPEDVVAVCRAVLEVYRDNGLRANRLKSRLMWLLDEWGIEKFRAEVEKRLGKTLLPAAAKDEIDWEKRDHIGVYKQKQPGLNYVGLNIPVGRLSAQDMFEIASLAEVYADGEVRFTVEQNIIIPNIPDSRLETFLTEPLLQRFAVNPDMLRRSLVSCTGAQFCNFALIETKSRALEMAQALASELTLTRPVRIHWTGCPNSCGQPQVADIGLMGTKARKDGKPVEGVDIYMGGTVGKDAHLGNCVQKGIPCEDLQPVLRDLLIQHFGAKPNNS, from the coding sequence ATGACAGATACAGAAACTACTACCAAAACTAACCTCAATAAGTTTGAGAAACTCAAAGCCGAGAAAGATGGGCTTGCTGTCAAGGAGGAGATAGAAAAATTTGCTTCTCTAGGTTGGGAAGCAATGGACGTAAACGACCGCGACCATCGCCTCAAGTGGCTAGGTGTATTTTTTCGCCCTGTCACTCCAGGTAAGTTTATGATGCGGATGCGGATACCTAACGGTGTTCTAACTAGCCCTCAGTTGCGTGTTTTAGCGGCAGTATTACAGCGTTACGGAGATGATGGCAGTGCTGATATTACTACCAGACAGAATATTCAACTGCGTGGCCTCAGAATTGAAGATTTACCAGATATATTTCAGAAATTTGACTTTGTTGGTTTAACCACCGTCCAATCTGGAATGGATAACGTCCGCAATATCACGGGAGATCCTGTGGCTGGGTTAGATGCGGATGAGTTATTTGACACCAGGGAAGTGGTGCAGCAAATTCAAGATATGCTCACCAACAAAGGTAAAGGAAACCCAGAGTTTAGTAATTTACCACGGAAATTTAATATTGCGATCGCAGGTGGTCGTGATAATTCAGTTCACGCAGAAATTAACGATTTAGCCTTTATTCCAGCCTTTAACTCAACACAAACATTCGGCTTTAACATCCTTGTCGGTGGCTTTTTCTCAGCCAAACGCTGTGAGGCGGCGATTCCTCTCAATGCTTGGGTGTCTCCAGAGGATGTAGTAGCTGTATGTAGAGCAGTTTTAGAAGTTTATCGTGATAACGGCTTACGCGCTAACCGCCTCAAGTCTCGCTTGATGTGGCTACTTGATGAATGGGGGATAGAAAAATTTCGTGCTGAAGTAGAAAAGCGTTTGGGTAAAACACTGTTACCCGCAGCCGCTAAAGACGAAATCGACTGGGAAAAACGCGACCACATTGGGGTATATAAACAGAAGCAGCCAGGATTAAACTACGTAGGCTTAAATATTCCTGTGGGGCGGCTATCTGCTCAAGATATGTTTGAAATTGCGAGTCTAGCAGAGGTTTACGCCGATGGTGAAGTTCGGTTTACAGTTGAGCAAAACATCATCATCCCCAATATTCCTGACTCGCGTTTGGAAACATTTTTAACAGAACCACTACTACAGAGGTTTGCAGTTAACCCGGATATGTTGAGGCGATCGCTTGTTTCTTGCACAGGCGCACAGTTTTGTAACTTTGCCCTAATTGAAACCAAAAGCCGCGCCTTGGAAATGGCTCAAGCCTTAGCATCTGAGTTAACCCTAACTCGTCCCGTGCGAATTCACTGGACTGGTTGCCCTAACTCCTGCGGACAGCCTCAAGTTGCAGATATCGGCTTGATGGGAACCAAAGCTAGAAAAGATGGCAAACCTGTAGAAGGCGTAGACATATATATGGGTGGCACAGTTGGCAAAGACGCGCATTTAGGCAACTGCGTACAAAAAGGCATACCCTGCGAAGACTTACAGCCAGTATTACGAGATTTACTCATCCAGCACTTCGGCGCAAAACCGAATAATTCTTAA
- a CDS encoding NAD(P)H-quinone oxidoreductase subunit 4, with protein MMADQFPWLTAIVLLPFIAALVIPVLPDKDGKWIRWYALGVGVVDLILMCYAFWHNYDASNATFQLEENYTWMPQLGLNWAVAVDGLSVPFVLLAGLVTTLAIFSAWQVDRRPRLFYFLMLVLYSAQVGVFVAKDLLLFFIMWEVELIPVYLLICIWGGQKRRYAATKFLIYTAAASIFILVAALAMGLYGGGNVSFDLVDLGLKDYPLNLELLLYAGLLIAFGVKLAVFPMHTWLPDAHGEASSPVSMILAGVLLKMGGYGLIRLNLGILSDAHIYFAPVLAILGVVNIIYGALNSFAQGNMKRRLAYSSISHMGFVLLGIASFTDLGISGAMLQMISHGLIASVLFFLAGVTYDRTRTMIMDDLGGLGQVMPKVFALFTISAMASLALPGMSGFVGELAVFVGITTSDVYSSAFSIVTVFLAAVGVILTPIYLLNLLRQVFYGTSATLICDVNNAAFENQEDEGTACFGTDCLLPDETVYSDAKPREVFIAACFLVLIIGIGFYPKLAMQMYDVKTVAVNAQVRQSLMTISQTNPRVYAQGLLVPNIPSAEVAPVLGVVK; from the coding sequence ATGATGGCAGATCAATTTCCCTGGCTGACCGCGATTGTCCTGCTACCATTCATTGCTGCTCTGGTTATCCCTGTCCTACCCGATAAAGACGGCAAGTGGATACGATGGTATGCTCTGGGTGTGGGCGTTGTAGACTTAATCTTGATGTGCTACGCCTTTTGGCACAATTACGATGCCAGCAATGCAACTTTTCAACTAGAAGAAAATTATACATGGATGCCTCAATTAGGACTTAATTGGGCAGTTGCGGTGGATGGGTTATCAGTTCCCTTTGTACTTTTAGCCGGACTGGTGACGACACTGGCGATTTTTTCAGCTTGGCAAGTTGACCGCAGACCCCGGCTTTTCTATTTCCTGATGCTAGTGCTGTACTCGGCTCAGGTAGGGGTATTTGTCGCCAAAGACTTGCTGCTATTTTTCATTATGTGGGAAGTAGAGCTAATTCCTGTCTATCTACTTATTTGTATTTGGGGTGGGCAGAAGCGTCGTTACGCCGCGACAAAATTTTTAATATATACGGCTGCGGCTTCTATATTTATTCTCGTAGCAGCATTGGCAATGGGGCTTTACGGTGGTGGTAATGTCAGTTTTGATTTAGTTGATTTGGGACTGAAGGATTACCCCCTGAATTTAGAACTGCTGCTATATGCAGGATTGCTGATTGCCTTTGGTGTCAAGTTGGCTGTGTTCCCCATGCACACTTGGTTACCAGATGCTCACGGTGAGGCTTCGTCTCCAGTATCGATGATTTTGGCAGGTGTGCTGCTGAAGATGGGCGGATACGGATTAATTCGCCTTAATTTAGGAATCCTTTCTGATGCACATATTTACTTTGCACCGGTTCTAGCGATTCTGGGAGTTGTCAATATTATCTATGGTGCTTTGAACTCCTTCGCCCAAGGAAATATGAAGCGTCGGCTGGCTTATTCGTCGATTTCTCACATGGGATTTGTACTGCTGGGTATTGCGTCCTTCACTGATTTGGGTATTAGTGGCGCAATGTTGCAGATGATTTCCCACGGTTTAATTGCGTCGGTGCTGTTTTTCTTGGCAGGTGTGACTTACGATCGCACTCGTACAATGATCATGGATGATCTAGGCGGTCTTGGTCAGGTAATGCCGAAAGTATTTGCACTATTTACAATCAGCGCGATGGCTTCTCTGGCTCTTCCTGGTATGAGTGGCTTTGTGGGCGAACTTGCGGTTTTTGTGGGGATAACTACCAGCGATGTCTATAGTTCAGCCTTTTCCATTGTGACGGTTTTCCTCGCCGCAGTGGGAGTTATTCTCACTCCAATTTATCTACTCAACCTGCTGCGTCAGGTCTTTTACGGCACGAGTGCAACACTAATATGTGACGTTAATAATGCAGCTTTCGAGAATCAGGAGGATGAGGGAACGGCTTGTTTTGGTACTGACTGTCTCCTACCTGATGAAACCGTTTATAGCGATGCTAAACCGCGTGAGGTGTTTATTGCTGCCTGTTTTTTAGTGCTGATTATCGGTATTGGGTTTTACCCCAAGCTGGCTATGCAAATGTATGATGTCAAGACTGTGGCGGTAAATGCTCAGGTGCGCCAATCTCTCATGACTATTTCCCAAACAAATCCTCGCGTCTATGCTCAAGGTTTGTTAGTTCCTAATATCCCATCTGCGGAAGTTGCGCCTGTTTTGGGAGTTGTTAAGTAA
- a CDS encoding ubiquinol-cytochrome c reductase iron-sulfur subunit, which yields MKRRDFINWVGLGAIISSLPVAIAACSDQTIASDDWQTVGTVAELDKNGQLSVKNLPSVNVLVVGTSKSENLIAVNPTCTHSGCTVTWQTEGNKFNCPCHGAEYGSDGQVQKGPATKALKTYTAKIENNSVLVKQN from the coding sequence ATGAAACGTCGTGATTTCATCAATTGGGTAGGTTTGGGTGCAATAATTAGTAGCTTACCTGTAGCGATCGCGGCTTGTTCTGACCAAACAATTGCATCTGACGATTGGCAAACGGTGGGTACTGTGGCAGAGTTAGATAAAAATGGTCAATTGTCAGTCAAAAACTTGCCATCTGTCAATGTTTTAGTGGTGGGTACATCGAAAAGCGAAAATCTCATTGCTGTTAATCCTACTTGTACTCACTCAGGTTGCACCGTGACATGGCAAACTGAAGGCAATAAATTTAATTGTCCTTGTCATGGTGCAGAATATGGCAGTGATGGTCAGGTGCAAAAAGGCCCGGCTACAAAAGCACTCAAAACTTACACTGCCAAAATTGAGAATAATTCTGTTTTAGTGAAACAAAATTAG
- a CDS encoding HEAT repeat domain-containing protein encodes MVNHINQLLVQAQAAADAADWSLLTQYLQQLILKLDSTQPEVDQNRQDVLKLALSILDMGDFQQRWDIAKILRQLGNIAIPPLIEIVEDEDAEEDLRWYAVRTLGEFQQPDAIISLVDLLKTSENQELKAMAASALGQMGTAAIKALTALLAEEETRVLAVRSLAYIRTQETITPLLSVVEDSQAAVRSATLEALSSFHDQRVPPVLLKALDDVAATVRRAAVQGLGFRPDLSTELDLVKRLQPRLSDFNLEVCCAAAIALSRMGTDEAAKHLFEVFISPNTPLKLQLEIIRALVWVETLSGLEYLQESLYHTTSEILWQEIITVLGQVQKPQLMTSAAKILLAVLQSQHLVTVANPLGARIKSAIALGLGQLGNNQAVEALILLLADANQIVRLNAIAALKKLDGELAYQQLQQLAHNSTLTPDLQQGIAIALAEW; translated from the coding sequence ATGGTGAATCATATCAACCAGCTTTTAGTCCAAGCACAAGCCGCAGCCGATGCAGCCGATTGGTCATTACTGACTCAATATCTCCAACAGTTGATATTGAAACTAGACTCTACCCAACCAGAAGTGGATCAAAATCGGCAAGATGTGCTGAAATTAGCACTCTCAATTTTAGACATGGGAGATTTTCAGCAACGTTGGGATATTGCTAAAATATTGCGGCAATTGGGAAATATTGCTATCCCCCCATTGATTGAGATTGTCGAAGATGAAGATGCTGAAGAAGATTTACGTTGGTATGCAGTTCGCACTTTGGGGGAGTTTCAACAGCCAGATGCCATAATCTCTTTAGTGGATTTGCTGAAAACCAGTGAAAATCAAGAACTTAAAGCGATGGCTGCATCAGCTTTAGGGCAAATGGGGACTGCGGCGATTAAGGCTCTGACTGCACTTTTGGCTGAGGAAGAAACAAGAGTTTTGGCGGTGCGATCGCTTGCTTACATTCGCACTCAGGAGACGATTACACCTTTATTGAGTGTTGTCGAAGATTCACAAGCCGCAGTCCGCAGCGCCACTCTCGAAGCCCTCAGCAGCTTTCATGATCAACGTGTACCACCAGTTCTATTAAAAGCTTTAGATGACGTTGCTGCCACTGTCAGACGTGCAGCAGTGCAGGGTTTAGGTTTTCGCCCTGATTTATCTACAGAATTAGATTTAGTGAAGAGATTGCAACCCAGATTATCTGATTTTAATCTTGAGGTTTGTTGTGCAGCTGCGATCGCTCTTTCTCGAATGGGTACTGATGAGGCGGCGAAGCATTTATTTGAGGTGTTCATTTCTCCCAATACACCACTGAAGCTGCAATTAGAAATTATCCGCGCTTTAGTTTGGGTGGAAACTTTATCTGGTTTGGAATATTTGCAAGAATCACTCTATCATACCACATCAGAGATACTTTGGCAAGAAATTATTACAGTTTTGGGGCAAGTCCAGAAGCCGCAGTTAATGACATCAGCCGCCAAAATTTTGTTGGCTGTTTTGCAGTCACAGCATTTAGTCACAGTGGCAAATCCTTTGGGAGCTAGAATTAAAAGTGCGATCGCCTTAGGTTTGGGGCAGTTAGGAAACAATCAGGCTGTTGAAGCTTTGATTTTATTGTTGGCAGATGCTAATCAAATTGTCAGATTAAATGCGATCGCCGCACTGAAAAAACTGGATGGGGAACTTGCATATCAACAATTACAGCAATTAGCCCATAATTCCACACTCACACCAGATTTGCAGCAAGGAATAGCGATCGCCCTGGCAGAATGGTAG
- a CDS encoding ABC transporter substrate-binding protein, with protein sequence MPRINTALALSIATIAAGLLLGACDNANNTNSTTEVTPGNTTDSSQGLKIGSLLPATGDLASIGQQMAGSVPLLVETVNACEGVNGQPVTLVEVDDQTDPRAGVAGMTKLATLDKVAGVVGSFASSVSTAAVSVAVPNQVMMISPGSTSPVFTQKAQKGDFKGFWARTAPPDTYQALALAQLANQKGFKRVSTVVINNDYGVGFEKAFVETFEKLGGTVVNKDKPIRYDPKAQTFDTEAAAAFAGKPDAVIAVLYAETGSLLLKTAYQRGLTEGVQIMLTDGVKSPNFPDQVGKDADGKYLLAGAVGTVPGSDGKALADFNKLWQEKKGTSPGEYAPQAWDAAALLVLAAQAAKENTGVGISNKIREVANEPGIEVTDVCAGLKLLREGQDINYQGASGNVDVDANGDVVGVYDVWSVEADGKIKVIDKVNPSPK encoded by the coding sequence ATGCCAAGAATTAATACTGCCTTAGCGTTAAGTATAGCTACCATAGCAGCAGGTTTGCTTTTGGGAGCTTGCGACAATGCTAATAACACCAATAGTACAACCGAGGTGACTCCAGGGAACACAACCGATAGTAGTCAAGGGTTAAAAATTGGTAGTTTATTACCAGCAACTGGCGATTTAGCTTCCATTGGACAGCAAATGGCAGGCTCAGTTCCCTTGCTAGTGGAGACTGTGAACGCTTGCGAAGGAGTGAATGGGCAACCAGTCACCCTCGTAGAAGTAGACGACCAAACCGATCCTAGAGCTGGTGTGGCTGGTATGACCAAATTAGCAACTCTGGATAAAGTAGCTGGTGTAGTTGGTTCCTTTGCTAGTAGCGTTTCTACTGCTGCTGTCTCAGTTGCCGTACCTAATCAAGTGATGATGATTTCTCCTGGTAGTACCAGTCCAGTGTTTACCCAAAAAGCACAAAAAGGCGACTTTAAAGGCTTTTGGGCGCGAACAGCTCCTCCTGATACCTACCAAGCATTAGCATTAGCTCAACTAGCTAATCAAAAAGGCTTCAAGCGAGTTTCCACAGTTGTAATTAATAACGACTATGGGGTAGGGTTTGAAAAAGCCTTTGTAGAAACTTTTGAAAAATTGGGTGGAACTGTAGTTAATAAAGATAAGCCCATCCGCTACGATCCTAAAGCCCAAACATTTGACACCGAAGCTGCTGCTGCTTTTGCGGGAAAACCAGATGCAGTGATAGCGGTTCTCTATGCTGAAACAGGTAGTCTGCTCCTCAAAACTGCTTACCAGCGAGGTTTGACTGAGGGTGTGCAAATTATGCTCACAGATGGAGTCAAATCACCCAATTTTCCTGACCAAGTAGGTAAAGACGCTGATGGCAAATATCTCTTAGCTGGGGCTGTGGGTACAGTACCCGGTTCCGATGGTAAAGCATTAGCAGATTTTAACAAGCTATGGCAAGAGAAAAAAGGCACTTCACCTGGGGAATACGCTCCCCAAGCTTGGGATGCTGCGGCTTTGTTGGTACTCGCAGCACAAGCCGCGAAGGAAAACACAGGTGTTGGTATTTCTAACAAAATCCGTGAAGTTGCTAATGAACCTGGTATAGAAGTTACTGATGTCTGCGCGGGGCTGAAGTTACTGCGAGAGGGTCAAGACATTAACTATCAAGGCGCAAGCGGCAATGTTGATGTTGATGCCAATGGTGATGTTGTCGGTGTCTACGATGTTTGGAGTGTGGAAGCAGATGGCAAGATTAAGGTGATTGACAAAGTTAACCCTAGTCCTAAATAG
- the crtB gene encoding 15-cis-phytoene synthase CrtB, translating to MLQLPDSPPRMKTLVSVDESYKLCRQLIAKYSATFYLSTLLLSEEKRPAIWAIYAWCRRTDELVDGPGCAMTTPETLDLWEQQLESIFAGHPVENYDVALADTVRRFPMDIQPFRDMIAGQQMDLYRSRYETFEDLYLYCYRVAGTVGLMSTSVMGLDETRNTAPWNCQQQPYMPTAEEIALGIAKQLTNILRDVGEDAQRGRIYIPLEDLARFNYTEQDLFKGVVDDRWRSLMQFQINRARQFYTKAQRGITYLSTDARWPVWAALMHYSRILTIIERNDYNVFTQRAYVPQWQKLRSLPVAWMRSQVL from the coding sequence ATGCTGCAACTGCCTGATTCCCCTCCGCGCATGAAAACGCTGGTCTCTGTAGACGAGTCCTACAAACTTTGTCGGCAACTTATAGCCAAGTATTCCGCGACTTTTTACCTAAGCACTTTGCTCCTGAGCGAAGAAAAACGTCCTGCTATTTGGGCGATTTACGCTTGGTGTCGCCGTACAGATGAACTGGTCGATGGTCCTGGATGTGCCATGACTACGCCAGAAACCCTAGATTTATGGGAACAGCAGCTTGAATCAATTTTTGCTGGACATCCAGTAGAAAATTATGATGTAGCTTTGGCTGATACTGTTCGACGCTTTCCCATGGACATTCAGCCCTTCCGGGATATGATTGCTGGTCAGCAAATGGATTTATATCGCAGTCGCTATGAAACTTTTGAGGATTTATACCTCTACTGTTACCGCGTCGCTGGTACTGTGGGCTTAATGTCAACTTCAGTCATGGGTTTGGATGAAACCAGAAATACAGCCCCGTGGAATTGTCAACAACAGCCTTATATGCCGACTGCTGAAGAAATTGCCTTGGGAATTGCCAAGCAACTCACCAACATCCTTCGAGATGTGGGCGAAGATGCACAACGTGGGCGCATTTATATTCCTCTGGAAGATTTGGCGCGATTCAATTACACCGAACAAGACTTGTTTAAAGGTGTAGTCGATGATCGCTGGCGCTCCCTGATGCAGTTTCAAATTAACAGAGCTAGACAGTTTTATACTAAAGCCCAAAGAGGTATTACTTACCTATCCACTGATGCCCGTTGGCCTGTATGGGCGGCTCTCATGCATTACAGTCGAATTTTAACAATCATTGAACGCAACGATTACAACGTTTTTACTCAACGTGCTTACGTACCCCAATGGCAAAAATTACGTTCTTTGCCAGTAGCTTGGATGCGATCGCAAGTCCTGTAA
- the pds gene encoding 15-cis-phytoene desaturase: protein MRVAIAGAGLAGLSCAKYLTDAGHTPIVLERRDVLGGKVAAWKDSDGDWYETGLHIFFGAYPNMLQLFKELDIEDRLQWKEHSMIFNQPEAPGTYSRFDFPDLPAPLNGVVAILRNNDMLTWPEKIKFGLGLIPAMVQGQKYVEEMDKYSWTEWLRKQNIPERVNDEVFIAMCKSLNFIGPDEISATILLTALNRFLQEKNGSKMAFLDGSPTERLCQPIVDHITQGGGEVRLNAPLKEILLNPDGTVKGFLLRGLNGAEDEVLTADLYVSAMPVDPLKVMLPEPWKQFECFQKLKGLEGVPVINVHLWFDRKLTEIDHLLFSRSPLLSVYADMSNACREYANSERSMLELVLAPAKDWITKSDEEIVTATIAELEKLFPDHFGQENPAKLLKSHVVKTPRSVYKATPGCQQFRPSQKTPIANFYLTGDYTMQRYLASMEGAVLSGKLTAQAISQALPVANSSDDLQTPTRPPATNAATA from the coding sequence ATGCGAGTAGCGATCGCGGGTGCTGGACTAGCAGGGCTATCCTGCGCGAAATATCTCACAGACGCAGGTCACACTCCCATTGTCTTGGAGCGCCGGGATGTATTGGGTGGCAAGGTGGCGGCGTGGAAAGACTCGGATGGAGACTGGTACGAAACAGGTCTACACATCTTCTTTGGCGCATATCCCAATATGTTGCAGCTATTTAAAGAACTGGATATTGAAGATCGATTGCAGTGGAAAGAACACTCCATGATTTTCAACCAGCCCGAAGCGCCAGGAACTTACAGCCGCTTCGATTTCCCAGATTTGCCAGCCCCCTTAAATGGTGTCGTGGCAATTCTGAGAAACAACGATATGCTGACATGGCCAGAAAAAATTAAATTTGGCTTAGGTCTGATTCCAGCAATGGTTCAGGGGCAGAAATACGTTGAGGAAATGGACAAATACTCTTGGACAGAGTGGCTACGCAAGCAGAACATTCCCGAACGAGTCAATGATGAAGTGTTTATTGCGATGTGCAAATCACTCAACTTTATTGGCCCGGATGAAATTTCTGCCACTATCTTGCTAACTGCCCTGAATCGCTTTCTCCAAGAAAAAAACGGCTCAAAAATGGCGTTTTTAGATGGTTCACCCACAGAGCGATTGTGTCAGCCCATAGTAGACCACATCACCCAGGGTGGTGGTGAAGTCCGCCTAAATGCTCCGTTAAAAGAGATTTTGCTGAACCCTGATGGTACTGTCAAAGGATTTTTGCTCAGAGGGTTAAATGGGGCAGAAGATGAAGTGTTAACGGCTGATTTGTATGTATCGGCTATGCCAGTTGACCCCCTGAAGGTGATGTTACCAGAACCTTGGAAGCAATTTGAGTGTTTCCAGAAGCTAAAAGGACTCGAAGGCGTACCCGTAATTAACGTACATTTGTGGTTTGATCGTAAACTGACAGAAATTGATCACCTACTATTTTCGCGATCGCCCCTCCTCAGCGTTTATGCTGATATGAGCAATGCTTGTCGTGAATATGCTAATTCTGAGCGCTCAATGCTGGAATTAGTCTTAGCTCCGGCAAAAGATTGGATCACCAAATCGGATGAGGAAATTGTTACCGCCACGATTGCTGAGTTGGAAAAACTCTTCCCTGACCATTTTGGTCAGGAAAATCCCGCTAAATTGCTGAAATCTCATGTGGTGAAAACACCGCGTTCAGTTTACAAAGCGACCCCAGGTTGCCAACAGTTCCGCCCCTCGCAAAAAACCCCCATAGCCAACTTTTATTTGACTGGGGATTATACCATGCAACGCTACTTAGCCAGTATGGAAGGTGCTGTACTTTCTGGTAAGCTGACAGCGCAAGCGATTTCACAAGCACTCCCGGTAGCAAATTCCTCAGACGACCTGCAAACGCCAACCCGACCGCCCGCAACGAATGCTGCAACTGCCTGA
- a CDS encoding glycosyltransferase family 2 protein, whose translation MQTPTTENCSNSDEIIVSMLEHITPLILTYNEAPNIRRTLEHLTWAKKIIVIDSYSTDTTLEILNSYAQVQVLKREFDTHGKQWNYGLEQVKSPWVLSLDADYIVTDDLISEMAALPVDGEIDGYFVRFKYCVFGKPVRNTRILPARQVLFQKSKAIYLDDGHTQVLQLTGKSAVLSGYLYHDDRKSFSRWLWSQERYTVLEAKKILETPINELDWVDRIRRQKILAPGMVFLYCLIIEGWIFDGWHGWYYVFHRVLAETILAIRIIEAEKLKRD comes from the coding sequence ATGCAAACACCTACTACAGAGAATTGCTCTAATTCTGATGAAATTATTGTATCCATGTTAGAACACATTACTCCTCTGATTCTCACTTATAATGAAGCGCCCAATATTAGACGCACCCTTGAGCATCTCACTTGGGCTAAAAAAATCATAGTTATTGATAGTTATAGTACTGATACAACCCTGGAAATTCTCAACTCTTATGCACAAGTCCAGGTATTAAAACGTGAATTTGATACCCACGGTAAACAATGGAACTATGGCTTAGAGCAAGTGAAATCTCCCTGGGTACTTTCCCTAGATGCAGATTATATCGTTACAGATGATTTAATCTCTGAAATGGCCGCTTTACCTGTGGATGGAGAAATTGATGGCTACTTTGTCAGGTTTAAGTACTGTGTCTTTGGCAAACCCGTTCGTAATACCAGAATACTCCCTGCGCGTCAAGTTCTGTTTCAAAAAAGCAAAGCTATTTATCTTGATGATGGACATACACAAGTTTTACAACTGACTGGTAAATCAGCTGTACTCTCTGGTTATCTCTACCATGATGATCGCAAATCATTTAGTCGTTGGTTATGGTCACAAGAACGTTATACAGTACTGGAAGCCAAGAAAATACTAGAAACTCCCATCAACGAACTTGATTGGGTTGATCGTATTCGCAGACAAAAAATCTTGGCTCCTGGGATGGTATTTCTCTATTGCTTAATTATCGAAGGCTGGATTTTCGATGGTTGGCATGGTTGGTATTACGTATTTCATCGTGTTTTAGCCGAAACTATCTTGGCAATACGGATAATTGAAGCAGAGAAATTAAAACGTGATTAA
- a CDS encoding class I SAM-dependent methyltransferase, translating into MLKEVSKNCSQYFAQPNKIDSWDEDIIICQILNPTPAIQANSYYFGHPEWGLNYFQSCHRNEKFVELWQAVIGSWQDKVVVDIGCGPGNVYASLKEFCGEPQLLLGVDVSLGALKMARQLGYTAVLADAQNLPFVSGFADLVILNASLHHCDDMAKVLQEAAKLVRPGGLLITDHDPQQSAYQFKGLGSLLWKLRLPIYKYMKRGGHSTAEEQFWSLGTEVHHKASDGVTSEMFYDILKPMGFAVKVYPHNHTVGAEALKGNYGRPFWKYRLAQRLSGIDPNSVEAALSLMCVATRLD; encoded by the coding sequence ATATTGAAAGAAGTAAGTAAAAACTGCTCGCAGTATTTTGCTCAACCAAACAAAATCGATAGCTGGGATGAAGATATTATTATTTGCCAGATTTTAAATCCCACCCCAGCTATCCAAGCCAACAGCTACTACTTTGGGCATCCAGAATGGGGATTAAATTATTTTCAATCCTGTCACAGAAATGAAAAGTTTGTGGAACTGTGGCAAGCTGTGATTGGTAGTTGGCAAGACAAAGTAGTGGTGGATATCGGTTGTGGCCCTGGTAATGTCTATGCCTCTCTCAAAGAGTTTTGTGGTGAACCGCAGTTGTTACTGGGTGTAGATGTTTCTCTGGGCGCACTGAAAATGGCTCGTCAACTCGGATATACAGCAGTGCTAGCAGATGCTCAAAATCTGCCTTTTGTTTCTGGGTTTGCTGATCTTGTGATCCTTAATGCCAGCTTGCATCATTGTGATGATATGGCAAAAGTTTTGCAAGAAGCAGCTAAATTGGTACGTCCTGGTGGGCTTTTAATCACAGATCACGATCCCCAACAAAGTGCTTATCAGTTCAAAGGTTTAGGTTCACTATTGTGGAAATTACGGTTGCCAATTTATAAGTATATGAAACGGGGGGGACATTCCACCGCCGAGGAGCAATTCTGGTCTTTGGGAACAGAGGTACATCACAAAGCCTCTGATGGTGTGACATCAGAGATGTTCTATGACATCCTCAAACCAATGGGCTTTGCAGTTAAAGTTTACCCCCATAACCATACTGTAGGTGCAGAAGCATTAAAGGGTAATTACGGTAGGCCATTTTGGAAGTATCGTCTAGCTCAGAGATTATCAGGTATAGATCCCAACTCTGTAGAAGCGGCATTGTCCTTGATGTGTGTTGCCACACGCCTGGATTGA